The sequence GACTTATTGTGGAGCTCCATTTCATCTAATCACTTGGCAAAAGAGTCCATGGtctaaataaagaaagaataaataaaaaactctCTAGGCCAACGTGTTGCTCTCACCTTTGCAGATGAAATTACCCGAAAAGCTGTTAcaaatcaatataatcaatgcAATCAGCTAACTGACACAGGCAATCTCCTGCCAGTAAGTAAAATACCCCCGGCGGAGATCTTTCAATCTCTAGTGCCATAATTGCCCCCAAGGGCGACGTTAGGGTGTAGCATTTTGTACACTTAATTAAATTAGTGAGCTCTGTGGACAGGGTGGGTTGCCGATCTCACAGAGAACGGATAGGTCTGGCCCTGTGCCAGTAATTAAGGCAATACCTTTCCTGATTACGCCAATCCCCCTTAATGAACTCATTATGCATTTTAACCCAAACGCTCCCATGAATTAATGAGCACAAAGAAAGCTcctggaagaaaagaaagcCCCGATCACGAACACAAGTCATAACTCATCCACTCAACCGGGTAGACGTAACGTCCATATTTCTCCCTCTTTCAACTTCAGCCAAGGCTAATTTGGACTTGAGTGACAGGAAAAGTTCTGGGTCTGTACACATAAAGCTTTAAAGAAATAGGATCCCTCGTCTGGCGCGTAGCAACAGAAACTTTACTGGGCGTCTTTACGAGGTCTCACTAGAATCATATCTGAATTCACTGCATTAGGAAAACTTTTGTGTGGTCATGTTTCACAGATAGGACTGCATGTTCACACCCCACACGGGATGCAAACATATGTGTGATGATTTAAAGAGACCTAGGAACACTGCAAGGTGGGAGCAGCTATGCACTGACCCATAATGCTTTGCTAATTAAATAATTCACTAATTGATTCATCGCCAAATCAATAAAGCCTGcagatgttttatggtgtgagagctaaagtgtgtttgtgtttgaggaCTGGGGTTGGGTTATGGATGAAACGCGCAAgcatgcgcgcgcacacacactgactgactgaatgacaAGCAAAAGCACATGAAATTGGTGCTAAAATGTAGACGAGCATTGAGTTGACCTTGCGCTTGTATTGTATGACATCATTTCAGCCCCTCACAGGCAAATGATAGTGAATATAAAAAGTGGGGCAGAATGTgggtgtgcgtgtgcgtgtggaCATATGTTGGACCCATAAACACAGCCTCTCGATCCTGAACCCAGTCCCAGGGGAGTCTGGGGTTTGTAGGTGGGCCTGAGGAAGAAATCAGCTGGAGTATCATTAATTCAAGTGTAATGAATCCTTAGGATGTTTGTGTATAAAAGGGCATATGCACTGTAAATATGTGTGATGTTACAATATGTAGACTTTATGACTggtcatttgtgtgtgtttgtgcctggTCAGGTAGAAATTACCTTTGAAAGTAATTGGGACAGCAGTGAAGTGTGACATCTCAGTGATCTGAGTGGACGTGAGGGTTGTAAATCCAGCTACATGAGCAATTTGATATTTGTTTCcaagcacataaacacacagatataaCCATTTCTGTAATATTGTTAGATCAAGGTTATACTAGCCTGCCATGAGACACTATTCATCTGAGGCTGAAGcaacttaattaaaaaatgtagtatttcttattttatgtgaaactaggtaccaaaaacaaaaaactaatttgGCTTATTAAAAACTCTGAATGTTGGAGCCAAAAGATTTAGAAATGGCAAAACAAAATCTGTAAATagataaatgtcattttctcttACTGACTCATCACTACTTCAGAATGATTTATTAGTCAATATGTTAAAATACCTCTTTATTTTCAAGGGATGAGTGTCACCTTTGGTAGCACCCTTTGTTACACTACATTGCCAAAATTATGTGGACACCCCAGCATTTCACACATGAGATTGCTCAACACTGTATTACAAACATGGGAATTAATACACTCCTGCAACAGCCTCCGCTCTGCTGGGAGGCTTTCCATGAGATTTTGAAACCGGGCTGCAGGGATTTCCTCCCATTCAGCCCTTTGAACATCAGTGAGGTCAGGCACTGATGTTCGTGATAAGCCTGGCTCTCAGGAAACATTCTAATTCATCTCAAAGGTCTTGGATAGGACTGAGGTCAGAGCTCTGTGCAGAAAAGTCAAGTTCTTGTATATGAAACTGGGAAAGCCATTTCTTTATGGGCCTGGTTTTATGCATGGGGGCACTGTAAACTGGAGAGGGCCTTCCGAATTGCACCCCAAATTGTTGGAGGACTGGAAGCGTACTATTGCCTAAAATATCATTGTAAGCGGCGGCTGCATTACGACTTTCCTTAAGTGAAACTAATGAGTCtagcccccccaaaaaaactcCTCCTCCACCAAACTTTATAGTCACCACTATGCATTCAGGAAGGTAGCGTTCTCCTGGCATCTTTCAAACCAAGAGCCATCCATCAAACCGCCAGATAGTAAAGCATGATTCATCACTCCAACACGACAACATGTTTCTACAGCTTCAGCGTCCAATGGCGGTGTGTTTTACACCACTCCATTTGCAACTGCCATTGTGCATGGTGAACTTCATCTTGAGTATTCCTGCTCGGCCATGGAAATCCATTACATGAAGCTCCAGTCCAACAGCTCTGGTGTTGTTTCCCAATGTCAGAGTTCCAAGGCTGTTTGGTAGTTTGGTAGTCAATGTTGAAACAGGACAAATGATTTTTACGTGTCTCCGCTCTCAGCAGTCCTATAAGCATGTGTAGCATACTAGCTGAGCTGTTGTGGCTCCTAGATATTTTCATTCTGTGACCGAGGCAACTGTAGCGGACAGTGGTGAAATTAAACtgagtacatttattcaagtaccGTATTTAATTATAAATTTTGCTTCAGAGCCTATGCACATAGCCACCATACGTAAGGTGTAGCCCCTTAACGCAGAGGTGTAAATGAAGCTTTATACTAATTACgttacagattaagattttgcttataaaacataattagatgataaaatatgatgctcTGTTATAGATTACACTACCCAACGtacatgaaataattaaaatgagcaacagtaaaatgctacttacatattaatgcatcaataatataATAGTATAACACTCAGGGGCCATTTATGAGCACATTcactttttatactttaaaaacatttagctAATACTACTTTATAGTACTAGTATGTTCACTTTTCGACATTTTCAGTGCAGGACTGgagtattaatattaatattacagtattacaaCCTTTCCTTAAGTAAAAGCAAGACAGAAATTTGATGAACTGACTTGTTAGAAAGATGGCATGTTATGACAGTGCCATGTTAAATTCACTGAGCTCTTCAGTACCACTCATTCAACTGCAAATGTTTGTCAATGGAAACTGCAGAGCTGTAAGCTTGATTTTATGCAGCTGAACCCACTAACTAGAAGCTGTGTCCAAATCATGAAGACTAGTTAGTAATTGCATTTGAGTATTGATTCAAATACTTTTCTTGACTGACGAcctttaaatgcagttttatttcACAGACAATTGTATTAAAAACTGTGTACAGAGTgctacatattttatatttacttatCCTTTTACTGTGCAGTGAATAAGGGATTAAACATACTTTAAACAGAATTTTCCATAATCAGATGACACACTCTTACTTACTGATATCTGTTAACTTCACCAGTACTTAAAAAATGTCTTAGTTTACCAGCGTGACACcagtatttaatttacaatgaacaaaaacacaaaacgtCATTTGACATATCCAAACGTTGcattaaaatgattatataCTTTAACTGTATGTCAATTACCATTTCAAGAATTTACTGCACAGGTTAACAGGGAATTGTTTTAGTTCTAATATGGTCCAATATCACAGCATTACAGAGTCACAAAAGCATTGTTCTTAACTTAAATGCCCAAAGTAGTATTTCATTTAACAATGGTTTTAAAAGGTACCATTTAGGTCTACTAGGAAAGACCACGTGACCCTTTGAGATGTGGGTAAACCCTGAGAGAACAAAAGTGTGTaccacattcacacatgacaGGAAACCCAGGATTAAATACAAGCATGGCTGGAATGGAAAAATACTAGAccgtttaaaaacaaaaatacagtgaaaagtgaagtaaaaagGTTAAACTGCAGTGGTAGATATGACGATGACTTTGACTTTcagttaataaaaacatttctaagTAATTCTAAGTAATTCCTTAAACTgattaaaagttaattttattattgtttaggTGTAGCAGTAATACCTGACCCCTTTTCCATGaagatttttcttttagtgTAAGCGGATactctgctgtgttttacaAAGAGCCCATTCACACATTATCAGCTGTACAAGACAGAACCATGATCACATTAATAAGTGGACTGTGATGGTGGAGCACCTCTGTGTGTTCAAAAGCAGCATTGCAGGAGAGAAGTGCACTGTCTCTCAACCTTTCCCCAGTAAAGACAAACAGCATGAGTGAAGGTGTGGAGAAAAGCTGAAGGCGACGCTGTACATTAATGATTACAGTACACATGTGTGGCCACAAGATGTTACACAGCCAAAACTCAGGaatcaagaataaaataaaaaggaaatggaTCATATTCCTTCTTGGTAGGGAATGATGTCTGATATGTATTGAACTCAGGTAGCTTTCAACCACCGGAAAGTTTGGCAAAGCTTTTGTGTTATCCCttttcttgcaaaaaaaatgcaaactacAATAATAAGacaattaattttttaaaggaatagtttgacattttggggaatttGGCTTGTTTGCTCTCTTAAgagatagatgagaagattgataccactctcatgttggTAGGCTAAATATAAGTCCACAGCCagcagacagttagcttagctgaacataaagactggaaacagagaaacagctagcctggctctgacCAAAGGTGACAAATTCACcttccagcacctctaaagttcactaatcaccatgtttgttttaatccgtacaaaaactGCAGTGTAAAAACTACATTAATCTAATAAACCTGTTTaccatttttacactttggtttttgtatggatttaACAAAGGTGATATAATGTGATAATTGGTGAGCTGTGAAgagctggtaggcagattttgttaccttggGACAAAGACAGATTAGCGGTTTCCGCacgtttccagtctttgtttagctaagctaaccagctgttgGCTGTAGCTTTATAATCAGctgacagatatgagagtggtttCGATCTATCATCTCACATAAcccttggcaagaaagcaaataagtattttgtgtcaaacttttcctttaaaattgCAAGGTGAAGCCACTTTATTTTCAGAAGCAACATTTGACCCTTGCCAAAAGCATCATATTGCAGAGTGAAACTACTTTTAAGGccatttttgatcattttgtaaGCCTACAAGTCAACTGTGATACACTGGCTACATCAGATTATCCAAACTAAAAGCTGAAATTGTTGCCAAGCTCCCCAAGCTGAATTAAAGTCTGTACCTACCTAAGTTGTTACACAAGAagtcaataaataaaagaaatattttcacGTTAAAAATAAGAGACTTTCATTTAAGTGTGCAAAGGTCTTGTTCCAAGACCTGACATCTTGTGTACCGTGCAAGATCAGACCATGTTGGTCTGGGTGTTGGGGCTGCGACTCTGCAGGTCCTGTACCTGGTCAAGAACCCAGTTGATGTTTGGTCTCTCCTGGGGATTTGACACCATTATGGAGCTCAGCAGCAACTGCAGACCTTCAGAGTAACTGGGCACAAGATGTACAAACAGCAAATTAGTCCAACTAAAGTTAGATCTGTATTTTGTCACACAGAACTTCATAAATGACTTTTAAACTTAACCACAACCAGACATTATTAACACCAATCACAAAATAATGGCTGAGAATCTAAAGCAACAAGAAGTGAGGTTTCCAGGACAGAGCTGAGTtcatacataataaaaataaccaaaactaaataatatacccaattaaatgttttcacattaaatttatgtttaaaatcaaGACAAATAAACTCAATTCAGTTACTTATAGATGTAAGAAGTTACAACTGCTTACGTCTACTTCGgaactgtaattttttttcctttccccAACAGAAAAACCAGTGGGAGTTTTTCCTTCCACTAtacacacagtaacagaaaCCAATACCTCAGAGGGAAACTTAATTCAAGTTACTCTGTGAATGTCTGAATGAAGACTGACCTGCAAGGCTGTGGGATGGACACAGGATTCTGGACAGCCAGGGCAACACTGTCCCCCTTCTGAAACACCAGGTCATAAGGCCCCTCCAACATCATCATACAGTAAAGCACACAGCCAAGTGACTAGAGGAGTATGGGCagatagcaaaaaaaaaaaagagagaaaaagaagtggtGAGTGAATAATCTGCATTTGAGGTTTCAGAATGCTACTGATGTCATTTAAGAAGACAATATACTAGCCAAAGGGGCTGAGGAATACAAGGCTTTACCCAGATGTCAGTGCGCTCGTCTACAATGCAGTGGCTCTCTACATTGAAGAGTTCTGGAGCCCTGTAGGAAATTGTGCATCGCTGGGCTGCCCAGTCCTGTATGGTCATGGCTTCTCTGGTGCCTCTAACCTGTAATTCAGTTACATCAAAATCATCGTAGTGTAAGAATCGTTTGGAGGATGTAATGTTTAGAAGATAAGCCTTTACAGACAGCTGGAAAAAACCCCAAACCTACACACTTTCTGGAAATGTAAGTGATGCTTAAAAGTAGCTTAAAAGTATACTATGCAACAGACATTGTTGGAAGCATTTAAGAAACATGATGAGAAACTTTTTCCAGGgaacaaaaaagcaaagcagaTAATGAAGAAAACTGTGGGATTTATTTTGCTTTAGGACCAAGCCTGAGTATGTTCACTTGTTCTTCTGCTTGCTACATGCTCTGTTGTATTTCTggcattaaataattaaattgtcattaaaaatgttacCTAGAGATAGAAATCTGGTTCTTCTTTCTAAAACAATGTGAAgtatggtgatttttttttactctcaaaaTATTATCTGCGTAGGGACTTGAAAGTTTCCACGGAATGTTATGTTGTTGGTGGTTGGACATTACTCAATATTGGAAACTATTTCTTGTAGCTTACTTGGGTCTATTTGTCTTCATTTCAAGACCCCTTTCTTGCAACATAAGTTTCTGCTATAAAAGCAGACATATATTCAATTTCATACTAACAACTTATCAATATTAAAgcataaatattcaaaataactTTCACTAACCCTaacagacaaaataacagaagTGATGGTGACACTTTACTGTTTCCTCATACAGTAAAAACTGAACttcacaaaccaaacaaaccaaaaaagaaCAGACTATGGGGATGTGACTGACCTCAGGTGTCAATCAATCGTATTTGGGCTTTGGTGTCTCAATAAAATCTAATCAGTAAAACCTTATAAACTCTGCGCCCTTACCTCAATCCTGGCTCTGTTCATAGAGCCCAGGTCCATCAGCACTGGCTTGTCATCCTCATCCAGAAGCACATTCGTAGGCTTCAGATCTCTGACAAATCATATGTGATTAGATGTTTGCAattttgttcatataaaaatgctgcacacaaaatatttaatgatgGTTTGGCAAATTGTGGTATTTCATGAAGTAGACTAACACTACAGTTCGTAACTGGAATTTcagatttgtaaaatgttgttgcTAATTTATGGTTTATATTTTAACTGAGGGATAAATAAAagctgtgtgtatttctgtatattAAAGTAGTTCATACTTAGATTTTAGGTCCTTTTTAATGATTATGCTGCACTATTAGGCAACTTGTGTGCCAGTAAAGAATGTAGCCAAGCCAGCACAAGAGTCTTTAGGCTAGTCCtaaacatgtaaatgtttgttgttaatgtgtgtatgtggagagAGATTACCTGTGTGCATAGCCTTTCTCATGAATGGTCTTTAGTCCAGAGCAGATGCCACGCAAGAtttgtaaaatctgtttttcaggcATTGAGCTCCCTTTGTCTCTGAGCTTCTCCAGAACAGACCACAGACTGCCCTTCTGTTCACAcgaacaaaacaacatttcagaatCAAACCATTTCCCTCAAGGTTATTCTCATCATACAAACTGCGGTGCCAACTTACTCTTATGTAAGGCAGAAGTAACCAGGCTTCACTCTTGCCCCCACGTTCAACAAAGGTGTGCGCTACCAGGCTCAAGATATTGGGGTGATTAAACATTTGATGCATCTCCACCTCTGTCTGAGCCTCCTGACGCCCTTCACGGTCATGGCACAGGATCCTCTTCAGGGCATAGAAGTGACCATCCTTTACCCCCTCTACCAGATCAACATAACTAAAACCACTAAAGAGAGGACACATAGAGATTAAGATTTAGGGAGAAGCAAATGGGACTTTAAAGGCTAGCACCGTTCAAatcattttgttattgtcaacaaataccacacaaagaccaaaaccaacaatgtattaGTGCTTcttcaatactttctgacttccccaGCCTGTCTGTGGCTCTAAGTCCAAAGCTCATTTGTTCCCACTGAATACGAAAATCTTTCAAAAACGGGTCATGTATATATACTTTCATTGTTTTCCAGTAGGCTAAATGAAACAGCTGAGCACTGTAgttttcaataaatgtttcttatacaggagtaaatagtgcatttgttggggactattttcaaccGAGGTTGAGGCTAGAGGGTACTTAAAGCAGCAGGACAGAATATGATATTACCTACAATGCCTTTGTTCATTGtattgaaagaaaatgtcacCCAGTGACATTATTGGACAACAATTtgacaacaaaaatataaaatattaccaGACTCAACTTTAAAGGTCAAAACATTATCTTACCCCTCGTCTAATTTCTGGACAAAGTAGTATTTTTTGTTATCAATGGTGATGGAGCCACGGGAGCATATGCACAGTGTCTGTCCCATGTTGACTGGTACATTGTTCACCAACAAGCTTTTAAAGACCTGGGACAAATGAGTTATTTGAGAGACATCAGGAGAAGTACAGTGAGTAATGTTTGAATGTTATTTACaagttaaaatactaattattGAAAGAAAACGGAGAGACATTGATCCATTACTGAAAAACATGTGTAACAAAGTGTCAGGCAACAAACGTTTACTGTTAATGTAACGTCATTAAAATCTAACGTAAGCATAGCAACTTTCAAGCTAACGTTACAACAGTCAAAATACACGATGTTAGGGTCTATTTTATCACTTAGTAATCGtaaacagtaaaagtaaaaactgCTATGATCTTAACATAAGAAAATCGATGCTAGACTGGATGTCGTTACCTGTTCTTCTCAGCTAGCTTTCTGTTTACCAAGTTAGCTTGCTGCTGTCATATTTcgccatttttcttcttctcttgtaaACAGTGTGAACGGAAGTAGCTTTACGTGCTCGTTTGGAGCGCAGCGCTTGAAGAGAACTAGCGGCAGGAGCTGATACTACACTGAAGAAATTATGGCGGATAACGAGCATAACAGAAGGGGTTGCACCGACGACGGAGGTGATATTTGTGCTATTTTAACGACTAAAATGTGATTGAGAAAGAAGTTGTATTTAGCGTTAGTCTGATTTGCTGCTTATCTATTACAACTGGCTCCAGAGGATATGTTCGCAAAACGTTACTAAGCTAACTTAATGTTAGCTACGTAtcgctagctaatgctaatgcgAAGTAACTAACACTTTACTTAACATTGTATTACCTATTTAGATATGGGAAAGGGGTTGTCTTTAACTATCGTTACTGGGCTAAAGTAACTGCTAAATTAGCAAGCTAATACAGCAAAGACTTGCTTGCAGCAGATAGTCTATTTGTTAGCGTAGCTAGTTTGCAAGTAGCGTTAGTCAACGTTAACTTGAGCTAGTGACGTTAGCTTATGTCAACACCATATGAATGAGCAGCAATTAAACCGTGCGTACAGTGCTTTCAGCTTAACTTAAACACTAATATTTAGGGGGGTTCTGCACGCACAGTTCCTAGGTGGACTTCTAGGTCAGTAACGTTAAATGTTTGAGTGGAACTTGCGTTACATTTGGTTCATTGACGGCTAGAAACGTAGAAACACAGGTAACGTTAAAGGTGATAGCTTTATTATTCCTCAGTTCCCAGAAAACAGTTGTTCACCTTGGTGAGTTGTCTTGCCTCAAGCAGGGCCgcaggaggagggaggcagagTGAAAACTAAGCCTGTCTCTTGTAGCACTGTGGGAGGAGGAACGACCGCAGTCAAACGCACATCCCAGCATCTCTCGtctgaagatgaggatgagtcCTCAGCAGACCCTCCAGCACCCTGCAAAGTTTCCAAAATAGGCTTTGGCATGAGCAGTCAGATGGGGAAGAAGGGCAACCCCATATCTATTAAGCTTGGAGCAACAGTGAGTGTGTAGTTAGCCATGCATATTAACTGCTTGAGCAgactgtttatgttttaaaaaaagtattgtatttgatttaatattgGTGACTGTAACAAAGCTGGTGTTGAAACACAGATTGTTGCACCATTGACGCTACTAGAAGTGTAAATGGCGTAATACTCATGACACACTGCTCAGAGCGACCCAGAAAAGGATGTAGGCCAAAACCATTCACagtattttcagtgtttgagtGTTACCCTCATTGcaagtgattattttttttaagtcagttGATAGAATTAATTCTTTCGTCATTAATGAagtaaaatgccaaacattttctgtttaattttctcaaatgtgaggatttgcagcttttctcacTATAATGCCTTTTTGTACATTGTGGGTTTTGATCATGCTAAAAAATCTATGTGAAATCGTCACTATGGGCTCCTGGAACATATTATGTTCATTTATATTCAAACAATATAAGTAAAATCATTGAAGAGAGgaactaaaatgaaaatagctGTTAGTTGCATCCCTATAGTGCCTGTTTATAAACACGCTAGTAAGCAGAGTCAAAGAACTGTGATGCTGGCaggttttgatggttttatttaaGTTTCCCTAAATCTTGTGTCCATAACCTGCCCTAGAAACCCAAAGAGCCTGTACCAGCACTTCCTCCAAAAAAGCCAGGGCTGGCGTCTGTCTTtaatgaggatgatgatgtaagtgcacacacacactgtcacgGTTGTACAAATGcataaacaacaaatatacagaCTGACCGCAATGTTCTTTTGCTGCGCAGAGTGAACCTGAGGAAATGCCTCCGGAGGCAAAGATGAGGATGAAAAACATTGGCaggtatatacatacatacacaattTACTTTATAAATGTTTCCTCGGCTTCTAATTTTATCTGACCTTATCATATGACCTGTTtttacagtgctgcttgaaagtttgtgaactcTTTCCAATTTTCTcaatttctgcataaatatgacctaaaatgtgatcagatttccattcaagccctaaaactagataatgagacatcagttaaacaaatgagacaaaaaccttgATCCAATGATCCAATGTCATATTTATGTGTGGCGAAGTATGTGAACCTGTAGGATTATCAGTTTATTTGACggggaaattagagtcaggtgtttcaatcaatgggatgacgATCAAGTGTGACTCTGGGAGGCtgtgccttatttaaagaagagaaatatgggtcttcactatcaaagtctgagcttcacgacacaggtttgtggaagtgtgtcatggctcaaacaaaggagatttctaaGGACCTTaaaagaagagttgttgatgcttagcaggctggaaagggttacaaaaccatttctaaagagcttggactccaccagtcgactgtcaggcagatcatatacaaattgaagacatccaacaccattgttacctTCCCCATgagtggtcgaacaacaaaaatcacaccaagagcagtCGTGTAATACTCCCAGAGGCCacaagggaccccagggtaacgtctaggaaacCGAAGGTCTCTCTTGTAGTGGCTACAGTCAGTGTAGCCCACCATCACTGtagaacattgaacatcagtggtgtgcatggcagggttgcaaggaaaaaagccacttctctccaaaaagaacattgctgccatcTATGGTTTGCTCAAGACCATGTGGATAAGTCAGAAGGTGATTGGAATAATGTTTTGTGGTTGTATGAGACTAAAGTTGAACCTTTTGGCTTGAGAAGCATTATGTTTggtgatgagcaaacactgcatttcagcataagaaccttaacacatctgtgaaacatggtggtggtagtatcattgtttgggctgctttgctgcctctgaaccaggacaacTTGCGATCATTGAAGGAGCTATTAGTTCTGAGTTGTATCAGCACATTCTATATGAAAATGTATCCATCTGTGAACtgaaactaaacaaaaagtaggtcatgcagtaagacaacaaccCTAAACACATGAATCGATCTACCACAGAATGGTTAGAGCAgaaaaagataatgttttgCAATGGCCAAGTCAAAGCCCTGACCTAAATACTATAGcaatgctgtggaaggacctgaagcggCACTtgatgcaaagaagcccaccaacatccccaAGTTGAGAATGTTCTAtaaggaggaatgggctaaaattcctccaagcttGATGcgctgataaacagttactggaaacgtttggttgaagttattgctgcaagagggggtcacaccagtaactgaaagcaagggttctcatacttttgcctcccacaaatatgtaagattggataattttcctcaataaataaatgaaaagggtttttttttgtttgtctcatttgtttaattgggttcactatatctagttttaggacttgtgtaaatatctgattccgttttaggtcatatttatgca comes from Thunnus maccoyii chromosome 1, fThuMac1.1, whole genome shotgun sequence and encodes:
- the LOC121894810 gene encoding PEST proteolytic signal-containing nuclear protein-like isoform X2, with amino-acid sequence MADNEHNRRGCTDDGGPQEEGGRVKTKPVSCSTVGGGTTAVKRTSQHLSSEDEDESSADPPAPCKVSKIGFGMSSQMGKKGNPISIKLGATKPKEPVPALPPKKPGLASVFNEDDDSEPEEMPPEAKMRMKNIGRETPTSAGPNSFNKGKQGFSDHQKLWERKLKAQADKFFDNFPALWTCNEEYFKPSVILSD
- the stk16 gene encoding serine/threonine-protein kinase 16 — encoded protein: MGQTLCICSRGSITIDNKKYYFVQKLDEGGFSYVDLVEGVKDGHFYALKRILCHDREGRQEAQTEVEMHQMFNHPNILSLVAHTFVERGGKSEAWLLLPYIRKGSLWSVLEKLRDKGSSMPEKQILQILRGICSGLKTIHEKGYAHRDLKPTNVLLDEDDKPVLMDLGSMNRARIEVRGTREAMTIQDWAAQRCTISYRAPELFNVESHCIVDERTDIWSLGCVLYCMMMLEGPYDLVFQKGDSVALAVQNPVSIPQPCSYSEGLQLLLSSIMVSNPQERPNINWVLDQVQDLQSRSPNTQTNMV
- the LOC121894810 gene encoding PEST proteolytic signal-containing nuclear protein-like isoform X1 — encoded protein: MADNEHNRRGCTDDGAGPQEEGGRVKTKPVSCSTVGGGTTAVKRTSQHLSSEDEDESSADPPAPCKVSKIGFGMSSQMGKKGNPISIKLGATKPKEPVPALPPKKPGLASVFNEDDDSEPEEMPPEAKMRMKNIGRETPTSAGPNSFNKGKQGFSDHQKLWERKLKAQADKFFDNFPALWTCNEEYFKPSVILSD
- the LOC121894810 gene encoding PEST proteolytic signal-containing nuclear protein-like isoform X3, which translates into the protein MADNEHNRRGCTDDGGPQEEGGRVKTKPVSCSTVGGGTTAVKRTSQHLSSEDEDESSADPPAPCKVSKIGFGMSSQMGKKGNPISIKLGATKPKEPVPALPPKKPGLASVFNEDDDSEPEEMPPEAKMRMKNIGRETPTSAGPNSFNKGKQGFSDHQKLWERKLKAQADKL